In Camelina sativa cultivar DH55 chromosome 13, Cs, whole genome shotgun sequence, the genomic window gtcgaggattttgaattttgaatattctatatataatataactttgAGTTTGAGTGTttaatttatactttatagttttctcttttgtcaattgaaatttaaataagtTTGGTAGAGTTTGGGTTTACACTTACAGGTTAAAGTTTAAACTCAAAGAAATTATGTATGTGATGAGTTTGAGTAAAACCACAGTTATAATTTTCGATCAATTTATCAGCCCTTACACAGGCAGTACACACAAGTAAGAAAAGAATGGTGCAAGGTAAATTAATGACCATGTTTTCCTAACACTCAACAAAAAGAATGACTATAACACCATGCTATCACAGTTTGGTGGGCCTGGAAATGGCGGTGTGGAAACATTTTTGGGGAGAACCGTCTTTGTCGGGATAGAGTGACGTTCATCAAAGACGCAGTTCGAGAGATAGGGAGAGTGCATACGGTTGGTCATGGTTCGAGGCTGGAGAAAACTGAGAGATTAGTACGTTGGTTACCTCCGCGGAGTGGGTGGTATAAATTGAATATTGATGGTGCGTCACGTGGTAATCCTGGGCCTGCAACAGCGGGAGGGGTACTTCGGAATGCGGACGGTGACTGGTGTGGTGggtttgttttaaatattgGTAGATGTTCTGCGCCTTTAGCAGAGCTGTGGGGGGTTTATTATGGTCTGTTCATCGCGTGGGAGAGGCGAGTGGAGAGGGTGGAGCTAGAGGTGGACTCGGAGACTGTGGTTGGTTTCCTTAAGACAGGGATTGGGGATTCTCATCCGTTGTCGTTCCTGGTACGTCTGTGCCATGGCTATTTTACAAGGGACTGGATTATCCGTGTGTCACATGTGTATAGGGAGGCCAACCGCCTTGCGGACGGGTTGGCTAACTATGCGTTTACGTTACCTTTAGGTTTTCATGCTTTTGATAGAGTTCCATTGAGTGTTGAGACATTGATGCGAGACGATGTTTCCAGACCTGCGTGTCCTAGAGTTGTTCGATTGtaatttcttttaagttttcttaATAAATTTCAGCTGGGAGGTTAACTCCCGGtcacttaccaaaaaaaaaaataacacgtTTACGTTTACCTTTAAGTAGTTAGTAAGATTTGTtgttcataaaatcattaagACNNNNNNNNNNNNNNNNNNNNNNNNNNNNNNNNNNNNNNNNNNNNNNNNNNNNNNNNNNNNNNNNNNNNNNNNNNNNNNNNNNNNNNNNNNNNNNNNNNNNNNNNNNNNNNNNNNNNNNNNNNNNNNNNNNNNNNNNNNNNNNNNNNNNNNNNNNNNNNNNNNNNNNNNNNNNNNNNNNNNNNNNNNNNNNNNNNNNNNNNNNNNNNNNNNNNNNNNNNNNNNNNNNNNNNNNNNNNNNNNNNNNNNNNNNNNNNNNNNNNNNNNNNNNNNNNNNNNNNNNNNNNNNNNNNNNNNNNNaaaaaaaaaaaaaaaaaaatctttaagaCTTAGAAATGTTCTGTAAGTATGATTATTAACAGATTAAGGTAGGGGAATTATGAGATGTGGTCCATGGTTTGTCCAAATTAGTAATTACAAGGGAAATGATTCCAAGCTCACGGTTTCCTTCTTGGTCCTGATAATGTTCTAATATTTCTTTCATTATACCAAATTAATCTACTTTGTTTGTGCATGTTTTTTGGCCATCTCCTTCTAAAATCCCTTGACCCTTGTAGTCAAATTAGTTGAACCAACGTTgctactttttttctttttgttaacaCTTTTTATGACCATGTAACTAAAATTAATATCTAAGATGCATTCTAACGGGTTCAAATTCACATTGCGACATAAGAACGGCAATTATAATGTAATAACCAGTAATTAAACTATATGCTTTAAATCCTTTATGaaaaaatacttttatattATATCAGAAAAAGAGTCAAATATTTTTACTCTTCACTTGACGTTATTTATATGATCGACGACATGTTCTGTCAACAAAAGAAGTTCGATATATTGAATGAAATACTTTATAAGGCACGTATTAAATGGAATCAAACATATAATTTTCATGTCGCAATCTGGATCACGAGATCTTTCCGTAACATGAATGTCCAAACTAGCTAGGATTCGATGAATCACGTTCTTTGCAGGTCAactcattttcatttaattaaacaataacctaaaataccaaattatatttttgggcTCATACTCATGAAGTTAATTCATTCATTCGAGCAAACATGTACTGACTCTATACTATAGTCTTTATTTTAatgtgaaattttgttttcttcctcacATTAATTAAACCAATGTAAGCAGAGGAAAACATAAATTCTATATATCTTTTCTTCGCAAACACTCAAGCAACACAAAGTTTTATACTATAAGCCATTCTACCATCTTtcgtcaacaaaaaaaacaaatagaaaaaaataggaaaacatGAGGTACAAATTTGTTATACTAGATTGTTGattgttattattgtttaatCTAAGATCGAgttttttaatgtaatattttacTACTTGTATTATCAATATCAACTTCCCCATTCCAGCTATATGCTTTGAAATCCTCTTTCAATATCttggctattttttttttttttaatattgaattatTTCCGGAGTTAATCAATTTACACGTCAATTCAGAAATAATTAGATGGGACTATATGTTGAATTAACCAAAATAGTCATATCTACAGAGACGTATTCCACGAATGTGAGTTGTTAATGGTTGATGAAGAGTCAACCTCATGACGAGTCTCGTGTTTCCCGTACGTACGATTACGAAGTTATGGTCCTATCCTATTTATATCTGTAATTATTCTCCCTCCCATATATCTTTCCACCGACTTCTCCAAATACTCTCTCTACCACACTTTGATCTTTCTTGTATCATTCAAAGATCTCAGTTACATCACTTCCAGCTCGTTTCTCTTCCTCCATTTAATCCAGTGCCAGCTTAGATAGGAGGACGAGGGATGCGACCGCCCCGGATTCATAGATTAAGATGacaaataatgtaagatcaaggggcacaaaaaaataaataaggcaAGATAAATGggtacaaaaaataaataatgtaagataaataggcaaaaacaaaatttataacacaaaaataatttattaaaatatgtttttaacaatttatttttacgaGTCAATAACCAAAAAGACTCTTTATCTTCTATAATTATCTCAACTGACTCCAACCTAggatgaaaataattttttataatcttatcaaatgtttatatattatcaaaataaaatctatatttttttaacatataacagaggttaaaaaaagaatttggtctttcattcaaaaataaattgcCCAGGGGCCCTAAAAACCTTGAGCCGGAATCGCCCAccgtttttaacttttttttgataatgatcTGTATTCCTACTCGAGTTACATCGTCcacgacaaaaaaaacacagagagtTATAATTGTGAAGATCTGTGCATGCATGTTTTTAAGACCTTCACTATTGGTTATTTTGGTATGTTGCATATAATAAACTCTCACTGCGATGCATTCACCACATAAGGCCAAATTAAATATCTCCATTCACAATTTcccaacaatataaaaatagtaGATAGATgtccaagaaaataaaataataaccaaaGAACGTAGTTTGAGAGACATAGCTGGATTAATTGAGCAGGGGAGAGTTGTAGGATTGTAGCTATAGGAGTGAGCAAAAAGAGTATGGGACAGTGAACAAGATAAATAATCTTCATACTGAGTGATAAGTTTCTGTGTTAGCAAAACGAACAATATTTCAACAATCTTATCTACCTTTCCATTTACCTCCAATATTTTTATTCTACTTCTGTCTTCTTTCCCAACTAATATATACCTAAATTTGACATGAACTTTGTTTAGAAGAACTCCCTACCTTAAGAAAAGTTAGCCTTGTtcctatatatatcttcttttatgttaatatataactaatgatAGTGATTTCGGGTCATCAACCAAAATACCAATTATACACGAAGAGGCCAACAAATTATTCTTTTACATATCAGCACCAAAAGATCAGTTATGATTAAACGAGGTCAACAGTATGCATATTGGCAATCTTTTACATCATGGTATACCATGTGTGATTTTGAGcttttattaaattactaaaaaaattacatatgttTCCCATTTATGATCAATTACGATATAATCTCTATAAACTAATACTcgttaaattaataatctctataaattaataaatttattcggtcccaagttgggactagtgtaattttggacataattcaataatataataagataataatttttttgaaaatcttttgtaaatatatggtcccatcaataatataaattaataattatataaagttatctaaagatatatatatatatatatacacattaatttttattagagttcatttttaatatttttactgtataaaaatctttgagtactatattcaaaacatgataattgttattttcattttaattggttttataaaaatattaattataacgattaaattttatttttaaatttttttaccaaattaggaaagtctctttataaattaataattataattattaatttatcgagaaattaaaaactttataaattaatagaatttcaCGCCCCAACATTATTAACTTGTAGAGGTTTTAGTGTAATACGAAAACAAAATGGTAAAGTATTCATTAccaaaattaatgtttttgtcATTTATTAAGAATTCagattattttctatttattatatgcCATTGCACACAGACCAGTCAGCACAACGCGCACTATGTATGGTAAAAAAGTtcattactaaaataaaaccaCGGTTACAAAGCGAGACCCACACATATTCTCATTAAATTTACCTATTTTAAccattcttcatttttttataaccgTGGTTGGAACTGTAAAATTGCGTTTTCAATAAATTCTCACACTCGTCTCTTCTTCCCATCCCTGGCGCTCACTTCTTTCAagttctctctctatctctctactCTCGAGCGTCGCGTCTGCAAAGAGACAAAAACCCAAATCCTGGGACTTCGGTCAACGGCTTACTACGGCGGCGTAAGGATCATAACGATGACGGTTTTCTCCGGCAAACAAGTCGTTCCTGTGGATTACGAAGCCGAGGTATCGCAGCGGCTTCTAGACGCAATCCTCGACGGAGATTTCAAAACGGTGTCGGATTGTGTCTCTGATCCACTCCTCGACGTTAACTTCGTCGGCGCCGTCAGCTTAAAAACGAGGAGGAGCGAGGTCGTGCTCCGGGATGAGTCGCCCAGTGAAGTCAGAGTCGAGTACGAAGAGTTCAAAACTGATGTAACGGCGTTGTTCCTCGCCGTTAATTTCGGAAACGTAGCTCTCGTCAAGAAGTTACTGGTAAATTATTTTAGCCGTTTCTTAACGTTTCTagcttttttagattttgaaactgataaaacaaaatctgcaatgattttttttttcctaacgcGGATTTATCTgtcattaattatattaatttcgttgttattttattaaagcaataaatttaaatcatgcttgttttgatttgaaataatctttttcatatatttgttttgatttactAACCTTTGTGTATTTGAAACTATTGTTACGTTTCATTGACGCAATCGTTGAATAATTGATTTCCTCGtgatttccttctttttttttaatggtgtGATTCGTTCGTGGTACTTTTTATGTCTCTTGAATTAAAAGACCCAAAAATATATGTTCTGTCTGAAGCTTACTTTACTTTTTTCCTCCTTTTTCGAAATTCAAATTTCGGACactgattgatttattttattctctctgtttttgacttAAAAACTGGTTCCATTAATCTCATTTTGATTTCATGATGATAGTTTGATCTTTCTCATCCATTGAACTTTGTTAAATCTCTAAAGCAGAATTCAAGTACTTTATTTCCAACAGGTTAAAGCAGAACACAAGTACTCTTTTGAATATTACTCTTACTTGTTGTCTTATTGTCTCTACTTAGctttacttaaattatttattattttttttaaaatgtggaTCGGATTCCGTgctagtttaaaaaaaaattcataaccTGTTGACTAGCTTCAATCTCTCACTGGTTGGGGTGTTTAGGAATCTTCCAAGATGCTAAAAAcgtgatgataaaaaaaaaaattttatgttGAAGTCACAGATTTATTTTTACTCTGTTACTGAATATGCTAGTATAATGTTTGGATCTGAATTGGCTTGTCAATGATGGATATTTTGAGACACAAGAGTTTCCAAAGGTTCACTATTTGGTTTGCAGTGATAATTGAGtgatttttgatttgattctcttGTTTTCCTGAAAGTAACTTATGACTTTTAGTACGACAAGAAAGTGTTGATATATAATCACATCCATGTAGCTTGTTTGTGAAACAGAACCTGAGGCCCCTCCATTAGGTGTTGTCATTTGTCATTGGCTGCATCTAGTGTAGACGGATACTATATTCGTTTACTTCCCTCTTTCTTTTTAAGTCATCATCAGATGTCTGAGATCAAGCCATGCTCCTGTGTGTCAGGGTTGTTCCCTCATGTTCATGTAGATCCATGTCAATTATTTAGTTCCCATTATTGTAGAACTTACTATTATACACAGCCTTTTTTAGTTgtcttcttctgatttctgTATTCACCCCACGTGGAGTCATTTAGCAACTTGCAGTATATTTAATAATCTTAACAGTGATCTGACCTTTTACTGTAATATCATCTCACAGAACATTGGAGCTGATGTGAACCAGAAGCTCTTCAGGGGATTTGCAACAACTGTAGCTGTAAGGGAAGGTCATTTCGATGTATTTGAGATTCTACTCAAAGCCGGTGCTTCTCAGCCTGCTTGTGAGGAAGCTCTATTAGGGGCTAGCTGTCATGGACGCTCGAGGTTCGCTGAGCTGCTCATGGGAACTGATCTTATTCGTCCTCAAGTCGCTGTTCACGCTCTAGCCACTGCTTGTTGCAGAGGTTTTGTGGACGTCGTAGGGACCTTGCTTAAAGTAAGTTTTCATCTTATGGTTTTAAAATGTGATCACTTAAGAGTTGTTCAATAGCATCTAACAGAAGACATCTCTATCTTATTGCTTCATTACAGTGCGGAGTAGATGCTAATTCAACAGATaggcttcttcttcaatcttcaaaACCTTCTCTTTACACAAATGTCGACTGTACACCCCTTGTTGCTGCCATTGTCAATAGGCAAGTCTCTGCCGTCCGCGTTTTACTACAGGTAATTTTTGGCTctgcaaaattttaaaattgttcttTGCAAAAAGAGAACATGTATCTAAGACATACAAGCTTGCAATGATATGTACAGGCTGGTGTCAAGACAGATATCATGGTGAAGCTTGGAGCATGGTCATGGGACACTAACACTGGAGAAGAGCTCAGGATTGGAGCTGGAGTGGCTGAGCCTTACCCTTTGACCTGGTGTGCTGTAGAATACTTTGAAACAAGTGGCGACATTTTGCGTTTGTTGCTCAAAGTTCAGTCTCCGGACGCTCCTCACAATGGTCGGACACTTCTCCATCATGCTGTCCTCTGCGGCAACCAGGGAGCAGTCAGAGTCCTCCTCAACTGCGGCGCCGATCCAGAAACCTCTATCAAAACTTCACGAGGCGTTGGACTCCGACCGATTCATATTGCTGCACGTGATGGATCAGTGGAGATCATACAACAACTAGTTAGCTTTGGCTGCGATATAAACTCGAAGAAGGATGCTGGGAACACAGCCCTGTTGATCTCTATAAAACACAAACATTCAGAGTGCGTAAAGGTGCTCGTCCTTGCTGGTGCTGATTTCGGTTTAGTGAACAAGATTGGTCAGTCTGTTGTTTCGGTCGCTGAGTCAAACAAGTGGTCTCTAGGATTAGAACGAGTACTTCTTGAACTGATACGGTTCGGTGTGGTTCCATATTCAAGCAACGCTTCAGTATTCTCGCCTTTGCTATACGTGGCTAAAGCAGGAGATGCCGAGGCGCTAAAATCTCTTGTAAAAGCTCAAGGCATTTTCCTAGACTATCAAGACGAGGAAGGTTTTTCGGCTGCAATGCTAGCTGCCATGAATGGCCACGTTGAAGCATTCAGAGTCTTAGTCTACGCAGGCGCAGATATGAAGCTATACAACAACTCTGGAGAGACAGTAGTCTCTCTGTCTGAGAAGAACGGTAACCGTGACGTGATAGAGAAAGTGATGCTCGAGTTTGCTCTTGAGAAGGACAACAGGAACATGGCAGGCGGGTTCTATGCTCTACACTGTGCTGCACGGCGTGGAGACGTCAAAGCGGTGGAGCTTTTGAGTGGAAAGGGATACGATCTGGACATCCCGGATGGAGACGGCTACACTCCACTCATGCTTGCGGCCATCGAAGGCCATGGACATATGTGTGAATTCCTAATGGCCCGTGGTGCAAACTGCAATGCTAGGAACAGGAGAGGGGAAATGCTACTGGACCTCGCGACCGGTGATGCAGAGAAGGTGATTCGTAACGAGTTGTCTCGAAGGTTTGTGATAGAAGGAAGTAGTGTGATGAAACACACCAAGGGAGGGAAAGGGAAGAAGCATGGCAAGGAATTGAGAATGTTGGAATCAAGCGGAATACTAAGTTGGGGAAAGTCGCGAAAGAGGAACGTGGTTTGCAAGGAAGTAGAGATCGGGATGAGCCAGCGGTTTAGGAAGAACCGTAAGGGGAAAAGCGAtgcaggagaggaagaagaagggatGTTCCGAATAGTGACTATGGAAAACAAGGAGGTTCATTTTGTGTGTGAAGGTGGGTTGGTGTGTGCACAGATGTGGGTGAGGGGAATAATACTTGTGACCAGAGAGACTATTTGTGGGATAAGTCATATTCAAAATTAGAGtgttgttttgtatataaaaaagttttgagaAAGGAGCTTCATTTTGAAGGTAGCGGTGCTTCTTTGATGTGTTGGGGCATGGGGGTGTTTATAGTTGTTGGGTTGGCTGATATCTGCAGTATATTTGTGTAGTAGCTCCAGTTGCATATGAATGGAACCTAGTTGATTTGATATTCTTCAAATTGGTTATTACTTTGGCCAGAGCAGAGACTATTTCACATGTTGGCTTTTACATGAATTCAGAGTCTTAGATCCAGCACTGAAATTGGATAAGTAATCAGGACCTacgtatgaaaaaaaaaaatgaggtaaCTGTCTCTTTTAAAAGAACAAGATGTTTTAAAAAAgcattacaagtttacaacacaCACGAAGTCAGCCCTTTTTGTTTATCAGTCACCAACTCAACAAGCAATAAGAACAAAGATAAACAGAGAAGCTCTGATGTTCTAATCGCTACTGTAACCACCATCATCGTTATCCTTATTCTCATGGTCTCTCACCAGTCGTTCT contains:
- the LOC104735441 gene encoding ankyrin-3; the encoded protein is MTVFSGKQVVPVDYEAEVSQRLLDAILDGDFKTVSDCVSDPLLDVNFVGAVSLKTRRSEVVLRDESPSEVRVEYEEFKTDVTALFLAVNFGNVALVKKLLNIGADVNQKLFRGFATTVAVREGHFDVFEILLKAGASQPACEEALLGASCHGRSRFAELLMGTDLIRPQVAVHALATACCRGFVDVVGTLLKCGVDANSTDRLLLQSSKPSLYTNVDCTPLVAAIVNRQVSAVRVLLQAGVKTDIMVKLGAWSWDTNTGEELRIGAGVAEPYPLTWCAVEYFETSGDILRLLLKVQSPDAPHNGRTLLHHAVLCGNQGAVRVLLNCGADPETSIKTSRGVGLRPIHIAARDGSVEIIQQLVSFGCDINSKKDAGNTALLISIKHKHSECVKVLVLAGADFGLVNKIGQSVVSVAESNKWSLGLERVLLELIRFGVVPYSSNASVFSPLLYVAKAGDAEALKSLVKAQGIFLDYQDEEGFSAAMLAAMNGHVEAFRVLVYAGADMKLYNNSGETVVSLSEKNGNRDVIEKVMLEFALEKDNRNMAGGFYALHCAARRGDVKAVELLSGKGYDLDIPDGDGYTPLMLAAIEGHGHMCEFLMARGANCNARNRRGEMLLDLATGDAEKVIRNELSRRFVIEGSSVMKHTKGGKGKKHGKELRMLESSGILSWGKSRKRNVVCKEVEIGMSQRFRKNRKGKSDAGEEEEGMFRIVTMENKEVHFVCEGGLVCAQMWVRGIILVTRETICGISHIQN